The Planctomycetaceae bacterium genome contains a region encoding:
- a CDS encoding sigma-70 family RNA polymerase sigma factor — translation MNTALEFQSLLNRAADGDTNAMADLARRYEPEVRIVARARLSRQLRPYLDSMDITQSVHRSLMTGLRAGKFDIATPEKLIGLAVTIVRRKIAKRWRKLRRQTRDSHFGTTEIDNGQPVSTDSAGELVDAEDQFRFLVDGLSDTDRRLVELRMAGHNTAEAARRLGMNPDVVRVRLSRLRSHLRDRLDRQGRAR, via the coding sequence GTGAACACAGCTCTTGAGTTTCAAAGCCTTCTGAATCGAGCCGCCGACGGCGATACGAATGCGATGGCCGACCTGGCTCGACGCTATGAACCGGAAGTCCGAATTGTCGCCCGCGCGCGGCTGAGCCGGCAACTGCGACCGTACCTGGATTCCATGGATATCACTCAGTCCGTGCATCGAAGCCTGATGACCGGGCTGCGAGCGGGGAAATTCGACATCGCCACGCCGGAGAAGCTGATCGGACTGGCGGTGACAATCGTTCGCCGCAAGATCGCAAAACGCTGGCGAAAACTTCGCCGGCAAACACGCGACAGCCACTTCGGTACCACAGAAATCGACAACGGGCAGCCCGTCAGCACCGATTCCGCCGGAGAACTTGTCGACGCGGAGGATCAGTTCCGGTTTCTGGTCGATGGACTCAGCGATACCGACCGCCGGCTTGTCGAACTGCGAATGGCCGGACATAACACCGCCGAAGCCGCCCGCCGGCTGGGAATGAATCCGGACGTCGTGCGAGTGCGGCTCAGTCGGCTGCGCAGCCACTTGCGTGACCGACTGGATCGCCAGGGGCGCGCGAGGTAG
- a CDS encoding serine/threonine-protein kinase has translation MKQQPIDASETGFPDSAADEVRRAVLSGKARPVEDLLARRPDTAADIEQALDLVYAEITAREEAGDSPCADEYAERFPQWAERIERLFEVHEAFRETESPETTPVAEVDSDSTIPGIDLSRDAVSHWSRLTNSRRVGQYELQEEIGSGATGIVFRARQAGLDRTVAVKVLRPFGDEESRERFHAEAELTARLRHPNIVQVYEVGQDSGCDFMSMEILEDGSLATMLGHTTFAPRAAAELVTTLATAVAAAHDQGIVHRDLKPGNVLMAPDGSPRISDFGLARHLSEAAVRQTRTGAILGTPGYMAPEQARGSLNAGPPADIYSLGAILYELLTGRPPYHGTSVVEILEQMQAVDPPGIRQLRPGVPRDLQTICMKCLERSPRDRYLSAARLREDLQRFLQGLPIHARPVSFLERAGRLAMRHRGIAALSVLLVLTIVAGTAGVFWQWLRAEDGLTSAKVAAEIAQSAEREQQRQRLVSEERLYRQQIQAADREIQSGSMDVGNRILQECDPDYRGWEWDLLNAAANSTTAVLDGHVPNQGRVEVSANGMLVAALRGSYIENSNRQVIVWDLETGRQKWKYAKDGMGLSLAFSPDSRTLLVCGHGTAILHDSQSGRVVKQFPVENRMSNWGAAFGPGGRRVAVPDGHTAKIFGIDPDDQRCVTCQGLEESGGAYAVSFHPNGRILAVASRNLGVTIHDCADGILLEQLPIALDTRSVEFNPDGSLLAASGYGSDGQGVLKIWEFHDSGFELLQTRFDSSGVRTGMRFSPDGQVIALWTGTSPIRLMNPLTLRETANYPVHAYTHQVAFGPDSRFLVTCGIESRVRIHDRSGEVRSVLTMSDAADPTDLAVHPSGTLAALVGDLRSDRRSARIHNEIEVVDLERWRRVHRLTGHAAPVTCVAYNASGSLLASGSDDRSVRLWNDAGRMQHTIDVHESPVVGVHFSPRDASMPGNADECLVSVDDRGRVFVHDAANFTLITEIDSGVDGVRHSASHENRVVLVTDHGQAVIVDLQRGVAHVVGNFDTPLRCVAFNPTGDEVCVSGDDGVVRLLRLPTKTVAVEVWHRSVDEGAALSVAFDPTGSRVVCTGEYGLIRLLRAADGNELLTLKTASYPGAVFRAMFDPQGRRLLATAYRMLYHWDSQPQPLKIGSGIPDDPIRRSAVGDWHVQQGYSCEADQNWQGAIQHWRKVGELNDRDALVHVFEARCHRMLQDWLAAEYCYRQALRVAKTFGYTEFSSRTNIELAEFLLACPDKSQRSALEAADFAVRALMTTPRSRPAWNALSAAIRELLTQEPLPRTSAVP, from the coding sequence ATGAAGCAGCAGCCAATCGACGCCTCAGAAACCGGTTTTCCGGACTCCGCAGCCGATGAAGTGCGCCGCGCGGTTCTTTCCGGCAAGGCTCGTCCGGTTGAAGACCTGCTGGCTCGGCGTCCGGATACGGCCGCTGATATCGAACAGGCTCTGGATCTTGTCTACGCCGAAATCACCGCGCGGGAAGAAGCCGGCGACTCACCGTGCGCCGACGAGTACGCCGAACGGTTTCCGCAGTGGGCGGAACGGATCGAACGTCTGTTCGAAGTCCATGAGGCGTTTCGCGAAACCGAGTCGCCCGAGACGACGCCCGTTGCCGAGGTCGATTCCGATTCCACAATTCCCGGCATTGATCTCTCACGGGATGCCGTCAGTCACTGGTCTCGCCTGACGAATTCCCGTCGAGTCGGGCAGTATGAACTTCAGGAGGAAATCGGCAGCGGCGCCACCGGCATCGTCTTCCGAGCGCGGCAGGCGGGTCTGGACCGAACGGTGGCTGTGAAGGTTCTGCGGCCATTCGGCGATGAGGAGTCTCGGGAACGCTTTCATGCGGAGGCCGAACTGACCGCGCGGCTGCGGCATCCCAACATCGTGCAGGTTTACGAGGTCGGCCAGGATTCCGGCTGCGACTTCATGTCGATGGAAATTCTGGAAGACGGAAGCCTGGCGACCATGCTCGGTCACACAACGTTCGCTCCGCGCGCAGCGGCGGAACTGGTGACGACGCTGGCCACCGCCGTTGCAGCCGCACACGATCAGGGAATCGTCCACCGTGACCTGAAGCCGGGCAACGTGCTGATGGCCCCAGACGGATCGCCTCGAATCTCTGACTTCGGCCTGGCTCGCCATCTTTCGGAAGCCGCGGTCCGGCAAACGCGAACGGGTGCGATCCTTGGAACGCCCGGTTACATGGCGCCGGAACAGGCGCGCGGTTCACTGAATGCCGGTCCGCCGGCGGACATCTATTCGCTGGGAGCCATCCTGTATGAACTGCTGACCGGTCGACCGCCGTACCACGGCACATCGGTTGTGGAGATTCTGGAGCAGATGCAGGCTGTGGATCCTCCGGGAATCCGGCAACTGCGGCCCGGCGTTCCCCGCGATCTGCAGACGATCTGCATGAAGTGCCTGGAACGCAGTCCTCGCGATCGATACCTGTCGGCGGCACGGCTTCGCGAGGACCTGCAGCGGTTTCTGCAGGGACTTCCGATTCATGCCAGGCCGGTCAGTTTCCTCGAACGCGCGGGACGGCTGGCGATGCGGCATCGGGGTATCGCGGCTCTCAGCGTTCTGCTGGTGCTGACAATCGTTGCGGGAACCGCCGGCGTGTTCTGGCAGTGGCTGCGAGCGGAAGACGGACTGACCAGTGCGAAAGTTGCCGCGGAAATCGCCCAATCGGCCGAGCGCGAGCAACAGCGGCAGCGGCTTGTTTCCGAAGAACGGCTCTATCGCCAGCAGATTCAGGCGGCGGATCGCGAGATCCAGTCCGGATCGATGGATGTCGGCAACCGGATTCTTCAGGAATGCGATCCGGACTATCGCGGCTGGGAGTGGGACCTGCTGAACGCGGCGGCGAATTCGACGACGGCCGTGCTCGACGGCCACGTGCCGAATCAGGGGCGGGTGGAAGTCAGCGCAAACGGAATGCTCGTCGCCGCGCTGCGAGGATCATACATCGAAAACTCAAACCGCCAGGTCATTGTCTGGGATCTCGAAACCGGTCGGCAGAAGTGGAAGTATGCCAAAGACGGCATGGGGCTGTCTCTGGCGTTCAGCCCGGACAGCCGGACTCTGCTGGTCTGCGGTCACGGGACTGCCATATTGCACGATTCACAGTCCGGCCGGGTTGTAAAGCAGTTTCCGGTGGAAAACAGAATGTCCAACTGGGGAGCGGCGTTTGGTCCCGGAGGCCGCCGAGTTGCTGTGCCGGACGGTCACACAGCAAAGATCTTCGGCATCGATCCCGATGACCAGCGATGCGTCACGTGTCAGGGACTGGAGGAATCCGGTGGCGCCTATGCCGTCAGTTTTCACCCGAACGGAAGAATTCTGGCCGTCGCCAGTCGGAACCTGGGAGTCACCATCCACGATTGTGCGGACGGAATTCTGTTGGAACAGCTTCCCATCGCACTGGACACACGTTCCGTTGAATTCAACCCTGACGGGTCGCTGCTGGCAGCGTCCGGCTATGGGAGTGACGGCCAGGGGGTTCTGAAGATCTGGGAATTCCACGATTCAGGCTTTGAACTTCTGCAGACGCGGTTTGATTCGTCCGGCGTCCGAACCGGAATGCGGTTCAGTCCGGACGGACAGGTGATTGCCCTGTGGACAGGTACGTCACCCATCCGGCTGATGAACCCGTTGACGCTTCGCGAAACCGCCAACTACCCCGTTCATGCCTATACGCACCAGGTGGCGTTCGGACCCGACTCGCGATTCCTGGTCACCTGCGGGATCGAGTCCCGGGTTCGAATCCACGACCGCAGCGGCGAAGTCCGGTCGGTGCTTACGATGTCCGACGCTGCGGATCCGACGGACCTTGCCGTCCATCCTTCAGGCACCCTGGCTGCTCTGGTTGGCGACCTTCGTTCGGACCGTCGCAGCGCCCGTATTCACAACGAGATCGAGGTCGTGGACCTGGAACGCTGGCGGCGGGTTCACCGACTGACGGGGCACGCGGCACCCGTCACCTGCGTTGCCTACAACGCAAGCGGTTCGCTGCTGGCCAGTGGAAGCGACGACCGCAGCGTTCGTCTGTGGAACGATGCCGGCCGAATGCAGCACACGATTGACGTTCATGAATCGCCCGTTGTGGGAGTCCACTTTTCGCCGCGTGACGCTTCGATGCCCGGCAATGCGGATGAATGCCTGGTTTCCGTTGATGACCGCGGACGGGTTTTCGTTCACGACGCGGCGAACTTTACGTTGATCACCGAAATCGACAGTGGTGTTGACGGAGTCCGCCATTCGGCCAGTCATGAAAATCGCGTCGTCCTGGTGACCGATCACGGACAGGCGGTCATCGTGGATCTGCAGCGCGGTGTGGCGCACGTTGTGGGAAACTTTGATACTCCTCTGCGCTGCGTGGCGTTCAATCCGACCGGCGACGAAGTTTGCGTTTCCGGAGACGATGGCGTTGTGCGACTGCTTCGCCTGCCGACGAAGACTGTCGCGGTGGAAGTCTGGCACCGTTCCGTGGATGAAGGTGCTGCGTTGTCGGTGGCGTTCGATCCGACGGGAAGCCGCGTCGTTTGTACCGGCGAATACGGCCTGATCCGGTTGCTTCGCGCCGCCGACGGCAATGAACTGCTGACACTGAAAACTGCCAGCTATCCCGGCGCTGTGTTCCGGGCGATGTTTGACCCTCAGGGTCGCCGGCTGCTGGCGACGGCTTACCGGATGCTGTACCACTGGGATTCGCAGCCGCAACCGCTGAAAATCGGCAGCGGAATTCCCGACGATCCGATCCGCCGGAGCGCCGTCGGCGACTGGCATGTGCAGCAGGGATATTCGTGCGAAGCGGACCAGAACTGGCAGGGTGCGATCCAGCACTGGAGAAAGGTGGGAGAACTCAACGACCGCGACGCTCTGGTCCATGTCTTCGAAGCACGCTGCCACCGAATGCTGCAGGACTGGCTGGCTGCGGAATACTGCTATCGTCAGGCACTGCGTGTCGCGAAGACGTTCGGCTACACTGAATTCTCAAGCCGCACGAACATCGAGCTGGCGGAGTTCCTGCTCGCATGCCCGGACAAATCGCAGCGCTCCGCGCTGGAGGCCGCCGATTTCGCCGTCCGCGCACTGATGACCACTCCCCGCAGCCGACCAGCGTGGAACGCCCTGTCCGCCGCTATTCGAGAGCTGCTGACCCAAGAGCCACTGCCGCGCACGTCCGCAGTTCCGTAG
- a CDS encoding MotA/TolQ/ExbB proton channel family protein, which yields MSKTDHLRARFCRLSLLLCVVLSVFQAGTPSAAAVVQPNNDPAAQTQPVQSPPGAEANHSGRNLDLREMLRAGGAIGYLILMLSLVMAALIIDHAMNIRRSTLMPPGLAEEVHRLLAERNIDDAKKRCEQHPSFLSRVLHAGLDEIGVSYAAVEKAMEDAAVEQSARLFRRIEYLSVIGTIAPMLGLMGTVWGMIQAFLEFEQKANPQVSELAPGIYRALITTLLGLGVAIPALSAFAVFRNRIDELAAEATLLAEHVFADYRRRARKKHGSDRATET from the coding sequence ATGTCAAAGACCGATCACTTGCGAGCGCGGTTCTGCCGGTTGTCGCTTCTGTTGTGCGTCGTCCTGTCAGTTTTTCAGGCGGGAACTCCGTCAGCCGCGGCTGTTGTGCAGCCAAACAACGACCCGGCGGCGCAGACACAGCCTGTCCAGTCGCCGCCGGGGGCTGAAGCGAACCACAGCGGCCGAAACCTGGACCTTCGCGAAATGCTGCGAGCGGGCGGGGCCATCGGCTATCTGATCCTGATGCTGAGTCTGGTGATGGCCGCACTGATCATCGATCACGCGATGAATATTCGTCGCAGCACGCTGATGCCTCCGGGACTGGCGGAAGAAGTTCATCGCCTGCTGGCCGAACGAAACATTGACGACGCCAAAAAGCGATGCGAACAGCATCCGAGTTTTCTGAGCCGGGTGCTGCATGCGGGTCTGGATGAAATCGGTGTCAGCTATGCCGCCGTGGAAAAGGCGATGGAAGATGCCGCCGTGGAACAGTCGGCTCGCCTGTTTCGTCGCATCGAATACCTGTCAGTGATCGGTACGATTGCACCAATGCTGGGACTGATGGGAACCGTCTGGGGCATGATCCAGGCGTTCCTGGAATTCGAACAGAAGGCCAACCCGCAGGTCTCCGAACTGGCGCCCGGAATCTACCGGGCACTGATTACGACGCTGCTTGGCCTGGGAGTCGCCATTCCCGCGCTCAGCGCGTTTGCCGTCTTTCGAAACCGCATCGACGAACTCGCCGCCGAAGCGACTCTGCTGGCCGAACACGTGTTTGCCGACTATCGGCGTCGAGCCAGAAAGAAGCACGGATCGGACCGCGCCACGGAAACTTGA
- a CDS encoding HAMP domain-containing sensor histidine kinase: MRWPLRNQIFLPIAGLLTLAVILFTAVSAWLAAEVSSAETRRHMDAVAHAIGNASYPLTDDVVGRIAAMIDGDVVVLDCDQNLAASTMGSSEALRSKLAALSVARAGESSFHVASLDSRKYLVTAIHRSHTPRPGTLFVLLPETEFRLLWQDSVLPPLLAALPILILALALAMLISRRVAGRVDQLRELFRRLPSGEFGPVEVTGRDDEIRDLMTSANQLSDQLRTLRERLLTAERLQLLGQLSGGLAHQLRNSIAGARMAIQLHQRNCTADDRMITTALAQLALTEEQVMAVVSLRADSSVDSGSSAAEVCDLCTMLLEVTDLLQPYCTHWKSALTVDVPESLAVELVSPRSMKGALLNIVQNAIEAAGLGGTIHAEVLAKDDCAVIEVRDSGPGFSLSRQELVSAFRTTKVDGIGLGLTIAQHAVDQEHGDLIMSSAGGYTSVQIRIPAPAPRPHTSREPSAETVIQ; encoded by the coding sequence ATGAGATGGCCGCTTCGCAATCAGATATTCCTTCCCATCGCGGGACTTCTGACTCTTGCCGTGATTCTGTTTACCGCAGTCAGTGCATGGCTGGCAGCGGAGGTCAGCAGTGCGGAAACGCGCCGGCATATGGACGCAGTTGCTCATGCCATCGGAAATGCCTCTTACCCGCTGACTGACGATGTCGTCGGACGCATTGCGGCGATGATCGACGGTGACGTCGTTGTTCTTGACTGCGATCAGAATCTGGCTGCGTCAACGATGGGTTCTTCGGAGGCACTGCGATCGAAACTCGCGGCGCTGAGCGTGGCACGAGCCGGCGAATCATCGTTTCATGTGGCCTCCCTGGATTCCCGGAAATATCTCGTGACCGCCATCCATCGGAGCCATACTCCGCGGCCCGGCACCCTGTTCGTGCTGCTTCCGGAAACGGAGTTTCGACTGCTTTGGCAGGACTCCGTGTTGCCCCCGCTGCTCGCTGCGTTGCCAATTCTGATACTCGCCCTGGCTCTGGCGATGCTGATTTCCCGTCGCGTGGCAGGTCGAGTGGACCAGCTTCGGGAGTTGTTTCGACGCCTTCCATCCGGTGAGTTCGGCCCGGTGGAAGTGACCGGACGAGACGATGAAATCCGCGACCTGATGACATCCGCCAACCAGCTCTCTGATCAGTTGCGGACCTTGCGTGAACGGTTACTCACGGCGGAACGTCTGCAACTGCTGGGACAACTCTCCGGCGGGCTGGCGCATCAGCTTAGAAATTCGATCGCCGGAGCACGAATGGCCATTCAACTCCATCAGCGGAACTGCACCGCCGACGACAGAATGATCACAACGGCGCTGGCGCAACTGGCACTGACCGAAGAGCAGGTCATGGCTGTGGTTTCCCTTCGCGCCGATTCGTCTGTGGACAGCGGTTCCTCCGCCGCTGAAGTCTGCGATCTCTGTACGATGCTGCTGGAAGTGACTGATTTGTTGCAGCCCTATTGTACTCACTGGAAATCAGCGCTGACCGTTGACGTCCCGGAATCCCTGGCGGTTGAACTGGTCTCACCGCGGTCAATGAAGGGAGCCCTGCTGAATATCGTTCAGAACGCCATCGAAGCAGCAGGTTTGGGCGGAACGATCCACGCTGAAGTGCTGGCAAAGGACGACTGTGCCGTGATCGAAGTACGCGATTCCGGACCGGGATTCAGTCTTAGCCGGCAGGAACTGGTGTCGGCATTCCGAACGACGAAGGTCGATGGAATCGGCCTGGGACTGACGATCGCGCAGCATGCCGTCGACCAGGAGCACGGAGACCTGATCATGTCGAGCGCCGGCGGGTACACCTCCGTGCAAATCCGAATTCCAGCGCCGGCACCTCGACCGCATACTTCCCGTGAACCCTCAGCGGAGACTGTCATCCAGTGA
- a CDS encoding DUF1559 domain-containing protein — protein MSGPRSIRRTAFSLIELLVVIAIIAILIALLLPAVQQAREAARRTQCRNNLRQIGLAMHNYADVHGLLPPSYCLDPTGRSSSWSIHGRLMPYLEQGNLYNQIDLSVAWSNYPVISGFRVPGYVCPSDPKGDNLRDTSATGSTSGISLYPTTYGFNFGTWLIFDPATGRGGDGLFHPNSSIRIEHVTDGTSNTLMASEVHAWTHYLRNGGPAAPYATQVPQSPQDVAAAAAPGTTDRLREGTGHTEWANGHCHHSGVTTTLTPNTFVPFEFDGITYDIDFNSQQEGRNLRPSYAALTSRSYHTGSVNSLLADGSVRTISNSIDFGVWRSLGTRSSGEVVGEF, from the coding sequence ATGTCAGGTCCCAGAAGCATTCGACGAACGGCGTTTTCGCTGATCGAACTCCTGGTTGTCATCGCAATCATCGCGATACTGATTGCGCTGTTGCTACCCGCTGTGCAGCAGGCGCGCGAAGCCGCTCGTCGAACGCAGTGCAGGAACAATTTGAGGCAGATCGGCCTGGCGATGCACAACTACGCCGACGTTCACGGATTGCTGCCGCCAAGCTACTGCCTCGATCCGACAGGACGCTCCAGTTCCTGGTCAATTCACGGACGTCTGATGCCGTATCTTGAGCAGGGAAATCTTTATAACCAGATCGACCTCAGTGTCGCATGGTCAAACTACCCGGTCATTAGCGGCTTTCGCGTGCCGGGCTATGTGTGTCCCTCGGACCCGAAAGGCGACAATCTGCGGGACACATCAGCCACCGGCAGTACCAGCGGAATATCACTTTATCCTACAACGTATGGCTTCAATTTCGGCACATGGTTGATTTTCGACCCGGCAACGGGACGGGGTGGCGACGGATTGTTCCATCCTAACAGTAGTATCCGAATCGAGCACGTCACGGATGGAACATCCAATACACTGATGGCCTCCGAAGTCCATGCATGGACCCACTACCTCAGGAATGGCGGTCCGGCCGCACCGTATGCGACGCAGGTTCCTCAATCGCCGCAGGACGTGGCGGCAGCAGCCGCGCCGGGCACAACGGACCGCCTGCGTGAAGGCACGGGGCACACGGAATGGGCCAATGGCCATTGTCACCACAGCGGCGTAACCACCACACTGACTCCGAATACATTCGTACCCTTCGAGTTCGACGGAATCACCTATGATATTGACTTCAATTCACAGCAGGAGGGCCGAAATTTACGGCCTTCGTACGCGGCGCTGACGTCCCGCAGCTATCACACGGGCTCAGTCAATTCTCTTTTGGCGGATGGCTCTGTGCGGACGATCAGCAACTCGATCGACTTTGGAGTGTGGCGTTCCCTTGGAACACGGAGCAGTGGCGAGGTTGTCGGTGAATTCTGA
- a CDS encoding beta-ketoacyl-[acyl-carrier-protein] synthase family protein: protein MFCFTDPLHAERDVLVTGVGLVTPLGVGREESWRRLLAGERGGSDAIRFDDQSDAQLQTLLRRRAAGAPVDRSQLAALLARRMAAAVVSTSLPPWQADDVLISLISYAALEACEDANLRSLLHGNTKAGCVIGTSKSSLAQMEAQCRLLQDGASGPLKNGDGDGRRWANVFRSDAPLQAVRQLTGISGPGSCPVAACATGLISVIQAAEWVRTGLCDVCLAGSVDASLRPSVLASFHRLGVLSHDSDAATACRPFDENRDGFIIGEGAAVLVLESRRHAERREATAYGRLLSGGWLSDPTGLTQIDVQGTVVSELLKRLIAAIGNDAHIDHINLHGTGTEPNDLAEARGLRSAFGSGVPVCSAVKGSIGHLLGGAGSVELAMTLLGLRDQVIPPCVNLQTLDERCDIPLIGGRATPHSQQIVAKLSLGFGGHVAGCVLERTAT from the coding sequence GTGTTCTGTTTCACCGATCCCCTGCACGCCGAACGCGACGTCCTGGTCACCGGCGTCGGCCTGGTCACTCCGCTTGGCGTCGGCCGGGAAGAATCGTGGCGACGTCTGCTTGCCGGCGAACGCGGGGGAAGCGATGCGATTCGGTTTGATGACCAATCCGACGCACAACTTCAAACGCTGCTGCGACGTCGCGCGGCGGGAGCGCCGGTTGATCGCTCGCAATTGGCGGCATTGCTGGCGCGGCGAATGGCGGCAGCCGTTGTGTCGACCTCGCTGCCGCCGTGGCAGGCAGACGACGTCCTCATTTCGCTGATTTCGTACGCGGCGCTTGAAGCCTGCGAAGACGCGAACCTGCGATCGCTGCTACACGGCAACACGAAAGCCGGCTGCGTGATCGGCACCAGCAAGAGCAGCCTGGCGCAGATGGAAGCTCAGTGCCGGCTGCTGCAAGACGGCGCTTCCGGGCCGCTGAAGAATGGCGACGGCGACGGTCGCCGATGGGCGAACGTGTTTCGATCAGACGCTCCGCTGCAGGCCGTTCGGCAATTGACGGGAATTTCCGGCCCGGGTTCGTGTCCGGTGGCGGCATGCGCGACGGGACTGATCAGCGTCATTCAGGCCGCGGAATGGGTGCGAACCGGGTTGTGTGACGTGTGCCTTGCCGGAAGCGTGGACGCGTCGCTGAGGCCGTCGGTACTGGCGTCGTTTCATCGGCTGGGTGTGTTGTCGCACGACAGCGACGCGGCGACGGCGTGCCGACCCTTCGATGAAAATCGTGACGGCTTCATCATCGGCGAAGGAGCGGCCGTGCTGGTTCTGGAATCCCGGCGTCACGCGGAACGTCGCGAGGCCACAGCCTATGGCAGACTGCTGAGCGGCGGCTGGCTGTCGGATCCCACCGGCCTGACGCAGATCGACGTGCAGGGCACCGTCGTTTCGGAATTGCTGAAGCGACTCATTGCGGCAATCGGCAACGATGCACACATCGATCACATCAACCTGCATGGCACGGGCACGGAGCCCAACGATCTGGCCGAAGCTCGCGGCCTGAGATCGGCATTTGGCAGCGGGGTTCCCGTTTGTTCGGCGGTGAAGGGCTCCATCGGCCACCTGCTCGGCGGAGCGGGAAGTGTCGAACTGGCCATGACACTGCTCGGTCTGCGTGACCAGGTGATTCCACCCTGCGTCAATCTTCAGACGCTCGACGAACGGTGCGACATTCCGCTGATCGGCGGGCGAGCAACACCACATTCGCAGCAGATTGTGGCCAAGCTGTCACTGGGATTTGGAGGCCATGTGGCGGGCTGCGTGCTCGAACGCACCGCTACGTGA
- a CDS encoding NAD(P)-dependent methylenetetrahydromethanopterin dehydrogenase: MKSILIQLDTDPLPSSFDRVVAVDAGVDHLFSYGGINPDNVTGLVHGAIFTRGPKDLKHTAIFIGGSDVADGEALLKKVSSTFFGPMRVSVMMDSNGCNTTAAAAVVAAKQHLSLDQTSAVVLGGTGPVGLRVAQLLAHENCDVTLVSRSHDRAAAACDSIAAKAPGARLTPVAASSDSEFLDICRGKQLVVAAGAAGICFLQEGSLSSLTSLKVAIDLNAVPPTGLVDVAANDKGTEKHGVICFGALGVGGTKMKVHRQAILRLLESNDAVLDTKQIYDIALQVTK, from the coding sequence ATGAAATCGATCCTCATCCAATTAGACACGGATCCGCTGCCAAGCTCATTCGACCGAGTTGTCGCGGTGGATGCGGGTGTCGACCATCTCTTCAGCTACGGAGGAATCAATCCCGATAATGTCACCGGGCTGGTTCACGGAGCCATCTTTACTCGAGGGCCGAAGGATCTGAAACACACGGCAATTTTCATCGGAGGCAGCGATGTCGCGGACGGCGAAGCGTTGCTGAAGAAGGTGTCATCGACGTTTTTCGGGCCGATGCGAGTTTCGGTGATGATGGATTCCAACGGCTGCAACACCACCGCCGCGGCTGCCGTGGTCGCGGCGAAGCAACATCTGTCGCTGGATCAGACGTCGGCCGTCGTCCTAGGAGGAACCGGGCCGGTGGGATTGCGCGTCGCCCAGTTGCTTGCTCACGAAAACTGCGACGTCACGCTGGTTTCGCGGTCGCACGATCGGGCCGCCGCGGCCTGTGATTCCATCGCCGCGAAAGCACCCGGAGCCCGATTGACCCCTGTCGCGGCGTCCTCCGACAGCGAGTTCCTGGACATCTGCCGGGGAAAGCAGCTCGTCGTGGCCGCCGGAGCCGCCGGAATCTGCTTTCTTCAGGAAGGCTCCCTCAGCAGCCTCACCAGCCTAAAGGTCGCTATTGACCTGAACGCTGTCCCGCCGACCGGGCTTGTCGATGTCGCCGCGAACGACAAAGGCACCGAAAAACACGGCGTGATTTGTTTCGGAGCGCTCGGCGTCGGCGGGACCAAAATGAAAGTCCACCGCCAGGCAATCCTGCGACTGCTCGAATCCAACGACGCAGTCCTGGATACGAAGCAGATCTACGACATCGCACTGCAGGTAACGAAATAG